Proteins encoded in a region of the Xylocopa sonorina isolate GNS202 chromosome 11, iyXylSono1_principal, whole genome shotgun sequence genome:
- the LOC143428722 gene encoding uncharacterized protein LOC143428722, protein MVVFTCNNCGETLQKPKVAKHYEFRCHTAPFLTCVDCFKDFRGEEYVAHTKCITEAERYGGKDYVQKASANKGERKQQEWINVVNNVLKSETDLSNAERNFLNLLLKHENIPRKRVKFLNFVKSAIGNKTNPAVVNSVWDKMETAYKNNMKNANPQSVKQQNGKTNEKTDHKADLTPHQENNVVENQNNENIDKENQNEDQQNKNNELNGVKNGIVADTVDSDKKKKSKKRMVSEARAQEGTEPVVKKKCKNVAQVTEESIGKKKNKHIATEELAPLRKSEDVSFSNLIVNQCDDAMEKLAFSWKDTILDIVKSKGEISLKKLQKKVISRYMNSCSNTISHEKAYSKFNKKLKKVSEVVVSDETVSLA, encoded by the exons ATGGTTGTATTTACTTGTAATAATTGCGGCGAGACATTGCAAAAGCCAAAGGTTGCAAAGCATTATGAATTTAGATGCCATACTGCGCCTTTTTTAACGTGTGTCGATTGCTTCAAAGATTTCCG AGGTGAGGAATACGTGGCGCATACGAAATGTATAACCGAAGCGGAAAGATATGGGGGGAAGGACTATGTTCAGAAGGCTAGCGCCAACAAGGGTGAAAGAAAGCAACAAGAATGGATTAACGTAGTAAATAACGTATTAAAAAGTGAGACAGATTTATCAAATGCAGAACGTAACTTCCTAAATCTGTTATTGAAGCATGAAAACATACCACGGAAGAGAGTAAAATTTCTAAACTTTGTTAAGAGTGCTATAGGTAATAAAACAAACCCAGCAGTAGTTAACAGTGTTTGGGATAAAATGGAAACAgcttataaaaataatatgaaaaatgCTAATCCCCAAAGTGTAAAACAACAAAATG GTAAAACAAATGAGAAAACGGATCACAAAGCAGATTTAACTCCACATCAAGAAAACAATGTTGTTGAgaatcaaaataatgaaaatattgACAAAGAAAACCAGAATGAAGATCAACAGAATAAGAATAATGAATTGAATGGCGTGAAAAATGGGATTGTTGCGGATACAGTGGATAGTGATAAGAAAAAGAAATCAAAGAAGAGAATGGTATCCGAAGCAAGAGCTCAAGAGGGAACCGAACCTGTAGTCAAGAAGAAGTGCAAAAATGTTGCACAAGTTACAGAAGAATCAATTggcaaaaagaaaaataaacatATCGCTACAGAAGAATTGGCCCCTTTAAGAAAGAGTGAGGATGTTTCATTTTCTAACTTGATAGTTAATCAATGTGATGATGCCATGGAAAAATTGGCCTTTAGTTGGAAAGATACTATTTTAGATATAGTAAAAAGTAAAGGAgaaatttctttaaaaaaattacaaaaaaaagtAATCTCACGATACATGAACTCATGTTCAAATACTATATCGCATGAAAAAGCAT
- the Pex23 gene encoding tectonin beta-propeller repeat-containing peroxin 23 isoform X4, protein MPSSYLYAINNEGRVFGLSTSGSMWREFMYLGLEFKQLSAVPHFMWAIGGDRQVYVHVHGLDVPIRIKEEIYENERWLPLDGFSGRLLPTDRYNFSNQDGTVDRSRDKVRLPSMAWQWEGDWQIETTLDGQPLDHDGWTYAVDFPATYTTKKQWKSCVRRRKWVRYRRYSAMNSWCAIAPLHKDATKEPFIDISVGGNQIPGGNPGCLVVWAVTAHGRVMFRAGTSTTCPEGQRWSTIKLTNGHEVCQISVGMTGLVWAVLMTGKAIVRTGVTRENPMGEDWVEVDSPQKDLKLVQVSIGTDAVWGVTQDGGVWFRKGVKGEMSGVCEQMASGHGWVEMLSKMSLVSVAPNDQVWAIGHEDRCLYYRTGITQSELTGKKWRLINAPLQLSRASSNASLSSTNRHSMCGTPQQQRHQSWGSLNRPHSTSEGTTLVREWEEQSRSAPTPTSLKLWQRTNDGTATKNPQQTSFQDIYLNEGRKRSANSLDMSDLTEASVANITISNESLTKTGESIVVSGKGMGNVVKINPAAWSPVHSVGSMVGVEAHPETDGSVFDPDLTSDSGVYGDDESSGAMYWAECDASWYKVEAGACYVDLSNPPKWIADTNGTGHGDIAEPWRMYILEELKKRLQKVQFDQSIYEKVVEKSSWVKNGDAKCKIKGSTSYEDCVIELEWISSDSGSLDSGIITVLNSDGATTIMQFLVSEIMCVVCCSEPGNPRIAIHTPRMPRSKVLRLQFSTDTEMEDWLAHLTSVSCQMNNVYGKPGPNSIWATTALGDVYVYDPAALEETQLADGAYMQELAVTEKELPFECILQNGFGCGSSLKIKVCIHDDADRLSFNLVCYSTMCLKQKSVMETHDVALHFNPRLKENIIVRNTHQNGQWGNEERSGDSPLKPGSDFTLEIVCETRGYRIYIDDVEFTFYSHRILPRSITHLRIKGLMTLCNVFYKSPSIIIDPITMFWRQMGGHLKKVETCSVGVTWGIGFDSTARVYTGGWGGSFLKGLGSNTGINAMTDTHNYYVYENQRWNPVTGYTSHGLPTDRYMWSDATGRHKRTREQTKLLSMHWHWVSDWIVDFHTPGGVDRDGWQYATDFPSQYHGKKQFTDYVRRRRWFRRCQLTTSGPWQELGNTKLIDVSLNATGKPGTDAPVYIWAVASNGEALFRRGVSESCPMGVSWEHIPSDQALVGISCGPAGQVWAVGKNGSSYWRLGITSAKPTGIQWQNVEPPAGAHLKQISVGKDVVWALDTTGRLFVRREVQVNVFPEGTHWQTLPVMPNDPIHIGTS, encoded by the exons atgccaAGCTCTTACTTGTATGCCATAAATAATGAGGGTCGTGTATTTGGATTGTCAACGTCCGGGAGTATGTGGAGAGAATTCATGTACTTGGGTCTTGAGTTCAAACAATTGTCGGCGGTACCACATTTCATGTGGGCCATAGGTGGCGACCGTCAAGTCTATGTACATGTACATGGTTTAGATGTACCTATAAGAATCAAAGAGGAAATATATGAAAATGAA CGCTGGCTTCCTTTAGATGGATTTAGTGGTAGATTGTTACCTACGGATAGGTATAACTTTTCTAATCAAGATGGTACTGTCGACCGAAGTAGAGATAAAGTAAGATTACCATCAATGGCTTGGCAATGGGAAGGTGATTGGCAAATTGAAACTACATTAGATGGCCAACCATTAGATCATGat GGATGGACATACGCAGTTGATTTTCCAGCTACTTATACAACAAAAAAACAATGGAAATCCTGTGTCAGGAGGAGGAAGTGGGTTCGTTATAGAAGATATAGTGCCATGAATTCATGGTGTGCCATTGCACCTCTTCATAAAGATGCAACTAAG GAACCATTTATTGATATATCTGTGGGTGGAAATCAAATACCTGGAGGTAATCCGGGATGCCTAGTAGTCTGGGCAGTAACTGCTCATGGGAGG GTAATGTTTCGTGCTGGTACGTCTACAACATGCCCCGAAGGTCAGAGGTGGAGTACTATAAAATTAACAAATGGACACGAAGTATGTCAGATTAGTGTTGGAATGACTGGTCTTGTTTGGGCTGTATTAATGACAGGTAAAGCAATCGTGCGCACAGGTGTTACTAGGGAAAATCCAATGG GAGAAGATTGGGTAGAAGTCGATTCTCcgcaaaaagatttaaaattGGTACAAGTTAGCATAGGTACAGATGCTGTATGGGGTGTAACACAGGATGGAGGGGTATGGTTTAGGAAAGGTGTCAAGGGTGAAATGAGCGGAGTTTGTGAGCAAATGGCTTCTGGTCATGGATGGGTAGAAATGTTAAGTAAAATGTCACTAGTATCTGTAGCGCCAAACGATCAG GTTTGGGCTATCGGACACGAAGATAGATGCTTATATTATCGTACTGGCATTACACAATCAGAATTAACAGGTAAAAAATGGAGATTAATAAATGCACCTCTTCAGCTTAGTCGTGCAAGCAGTAATGCTAGTTTATCATCGACTAATAGACATAGTATGTGTGGTACTCCCCAGCAGCAGAGACATCAAAGTTGGGGATCATTG AACCGACCGCATAGTACGAGCGAAGGTACTACATTGGTAAGAGAATGGGAAGAACAATCTCGTTCTGCACCAACACCAACGTCTTTGAAATTGTGGCAACGTACAAACGATGGTACTGCTACTAAGAATCCTCAACAAACATCTTTTCAGGATATATATCTTAATGAAGGCAGAAAAAG ATCGGCAAATTCGTTAGACATGAGTGATCTAACCGAAGCTAGTGTTGCGAATATAACTATATCAAATGAGTCACTGACCAAAACTGGAGAGTCTATAGTTGTTTCTGGTAAAGGAATGGGCAATGTTGTTAAG ATCAATCCAGCTGCATGGAGTCCTGTCCATTCAGTTGGATCTATGGTAGGTGTTGAAGCTCATCCAGAAACGGATGGGAGCGTATTCGATCCTGACTTGACCAGTGATTCCGGTGTCTATGGAGATGATGAAAGTTCTGGTGCAATGTATTGGGCTGAGTGCGATGCCTCTTGGTACAAAGTAGAAGCTGGTGCATGTTACGTTGATCTATCTAATCCTCCAAAATG GATTGCAGACACTAATGGCACAGGTCACGGGGATATAGCAGAACCATGGAGAATGTATATTCtcgaagaattaaaaaaaagattACAAAAAGTACAATTTGATCAGTCAATATATGAGAAAGTGGTTGAAAA ATCATCTTGGGTAAAAAATGGCGATGCAAAATGCAAAATTAAAGGCAGTACTTCATACGAAGATTGTGTTATTGAATTAGAATGGATAAGTAGTGACAGTGGTTCCTTAGATTCTGGAATTATAACTGTTTTAAATTCAGATGGGGCGACCACAATT ATGCAATTTCTTGTATCTGAGATTATGTGCGTTGTATGCTGTAGTGAGCCAGGTAATCCGCGGATAGCGATTCATACAcctcgaatgcctcgttccaAGGTTCTTAGATTGCAATTTTCTACTGATACCGAAATGGAAGACTGGTTAGCGCATTTAACGTCAG TTTCTTGCCAAATGAATAATGTATATGGAAAACCAGGTCCCAATTCAATTTGGGCTACTACCGCCTTGGGGGATGTGTATGTATATGATCCTGCTGCTTTAGAA GAAACTCAACTTGCTGATGGTGCTTACATGCAAGAGTTGGCTGTCACTGAGAAAGAATTACCTTTTGAATGTATTTTACAGAATGGTTTTGGATGTGGAAGTTCTTTGAAAATTAAAGTCTGTATTCATGACGATGCTGACAG GCTATCGTTCAATCTTGTTTGTTACTCAACAATGTGTCTCAAACAGAAGTCCGTGATGGAAACCCACGATGTAGCATTACACTTTAATCCAAGGCTAAAAGAAAATATAATTGTACGAAATACACATCAAAATGGACAATGGGGTAACGAAGAAAGAAGCGGGGACAGTCCGTTAAAACCTGGTTCTGATTTTACATTAGAGATTGTTTGTGAAACTCGGGGATATAGAATCTATATCGACGATGTGGAATTTACTTTTTATAGCCACAGAATATTGCCACGAAGTATTACTCATTTGCGCATAAAAGGATTGATGACATTATGTAACGTATTTTATAAATCTCCATCT ATAATTATTGATCCAATCACAATGTTCTGGCGACAAATGGGCGGACATTTAAAAAAGGTTGAAACTTGTTCTGTTGGTGTAACATGGGGAATAGGATTTGATAGTACTGCGCGCGTATATACCGGAGGTTGGGGTGGCTCATTCTTGAAAG GATTAGGTAGTAATACAGGAATAAATGCCATGACGGACACTCATAATTATTATGTTTATGAAAATCAGCGTTGGAATCCAGTAACTGGATACACATCTCATGGTCTTCCAACGGATCGCTACATGTGGAGTGATGCAACTGGACGTCATAAACGTACTCGAGAGCAGACTAAGTTACTATCAATGCATTGGCATTGG GTATCGGATTGGATAGTAGATTTTCATACTCCTGGAGGTGTTGACAGGGATGGTTGGCAGTATGCCACTGATTTCCCTTCTCAATATCATGGTAAAAAGCAGTTTACTGATTATGTTAGAAGAAGACGATGGTTTCGTAGATGTCAATTGACAACTAGTGGACCTTGGCAAGAATTAGGAAACACAAAATTGATTGACGTTTCTTTAAAT GCAACTGGTAAACCTGGTACAGATGCTCCTGTATACATATGGGCTGTAGCTTCTAACGGTGAAGCTTTATTTAGGAGAGGTGT
- the Pex23 gene encoding tectonin beta-propeller repeat-containing peroxin 23 isoform X3: MPSSYLYAINNEGRVFGLSTSGSMWREFMYLGLEFKQLSAVPHFMWAIGGDRQVYVHVHGLDVPIRIKEEIYENERWLPLDGFSGRLLPTDRYNFSNQDGTVDRSRDKVRLPSMAWQWEGDWQIETTLDGQPLDHDGWTYAVDFPATYTTKKQWKSCVRRRKWVRYRRYSAMNSWCAIAPLHKDATKEPFIDISVGGNQIPGGNPGCLVVWAVTAHGRVMFRAGTSTTCPEGQRWSTIKLTNGHEVCQISVGMTGLVWAVLMTGKAIVRTGVTRENPMGEDWVEVDSPQKDLKLVQVSIGTDAVWGVTQDGGVWFRKGVKGEMSGVCEQMASGHGWVEMLSKMSLVSVAPNDQVWAIGHEDRCLYYRTGITQSELTGKKWRLINAPLQLSRASSNASLSSTNRHSMCGTPQQQRHQSWGSLNRPHSTSEGTTLVREWEEQSRSAPTPTSLKLWQRTNDGTATKNPQQTSFQDIYLNEGRKRSANSLDMSDLTEASVANITISNESLTKTGESIVVSGKGMGNVVKINPAAWSPVHSVGSMVGVEAHPETDGSVFDPDLTSDSGVYGDDESSGAMYWAECDASWYKVEAGACYVDLSNPPKWIADTNGTGHGDIAEPWRMYILEELKKRLQKVQFDQSIYEKVVEKSSWVKNGDAKCKIKGSTSYEDCVIELEWISSDSGSLDSGIITVLNSDGATTIMQFLVSEIMCVVCCSEPGNPRIAIHTPRMPRSKVLRLQFSTDTEMEDWLAHLTSVSCQMNNVYGKPGPNSIWATTALGDVYVYDPAALEETQLADGAYMQELAVTEKELPFECILQNGFGCGSSLKIKVCIHDDADRLSFNLVCYSTMCLKQKSVMETHDVALHFNPRLKENIIVRNTHQNGQWGNEERSGDSPLKPGSDFTLEIVCETRGYRIYIDDVEFTFYSHRILPRSITHLRIKGLMTLCNVFYKSPSIIIDPITMFWRQMGGHLKKVETCSVGVTWGIGFDSTARVYTGGWGGSFLKGLGSNTGINAMTDTHNYYVYENQRWNPVTGYTSHGLPTDRYMWSDATGRHKRTREQTKLLSMHWHWVSDWIVDFHTPGGVDRDGWQYATDFPSQYHGKKQFTDYVRRRRWFRRCQLTTSGPWQELGNTKLIDVSLNATGKPGTDAPVYIWAVASNGEALFRRGVSESCPMGVSWEHIPSDQALVGISCGPAGQVWAVGKNGSSYWRLGITSAKPTGIQWQNVEPPAGAHLKQISVGKDVVWALDTTGRLFVRREVQVNVFPEGTHWQTLPVMPNDPIHIGIIHQIR; this comes from the exons atgccaAGCTCTTACTTGTATGCCATAAATAATGAGGGTCGTGTATTTGGATTGTCAACGTCCGGGAGTATGTGGAGAGAATTCATGTACTTGGGTCTTGAGTTCAAACAATTGTCGGCGGTACCACATTTCATGTGGGCCATAGGTGGCGACCGTCAAGTCTATGTACATGTACATGGTTTAGATGTACCTATAAGAATCAAAGAGGAAATATATGAAAATGAA CGCTGGCTTCCTTTAGATGGATTTAGTGGTAGATTGTTACCTACGGATAGGTATAACTTTTCTAATCAAGATGGTACTGTCGACCGAAGTAGAGATAAAGTAAGATTACCATCAATGGCTTGGCAATGGGAAGGTGATTGGCAAATTGAAACTACATTAGATGGCCAACCATTAGATCATGat GGATGGACATACGCAGTTGATTTTCCAGCTACTTATACAACAAAAAAACAATGGAAATCCTGTGTCAGGAGGAGGAAGTGGGTTCGTTATAGAAGATATAGTGCCATGAATTCATGGTGTGCCATTGCACCTCTTCATAAAGATGCAACTAAG GAACCATTTATTGATATATCTGTGGGTGGAAATCAAATACCTGGAGGTAATCCGGGATGCCTAGTAGTCTGGGCAGTAACTGCTCATGGGAGG GTAATGTTTCGTGCTGGTACGTCTACAACATGCCCCGAAGGTCAGAGGTGGAGTACTATAAAATTAACAAATGGACACGAAGTATGTCAGATTAGTGTTGGAATGACTGGTCTTGTTTGGGCTGTATTAATGACAGGTAAAGCAATCGTGCGCACAGGTGTTACTAGGGAAAATCCAATGG GAGAAGATTGGGTAGAAGTCGATTCTCcgcaaaaagatttaaaattGGTACAAGTTAGCATAGGTACAGATGCTGTATGGGGTGTAACACAGGATGGAGGGGTATGGTTTAGGAAAGGTGTCAAGGGTGAAATGAGCGGAGTTTGTGAGCAAATGGCTTCTGGTCATGGATGGGTAGAAATGTTAAGTAAAATGTCACTAGTATCTGTAGCGCCAAACGATCAG GTTTGGGCTATCGGACACGAAGATAGATGCTTATATTATCGTACTGGCATTACACAATCAGAATTAACAGGTAAAAAATGGAGATTAATAAATGCACCTCTTCAGCTTAGTCGTGCAAGCAGTAATGCTAGTTTATCATCGACTAATAGACATAGTATGTGTGGTACTCCCCAGCAGCAGAGACATCAAAGTTGGGGATCATTG AACCGACCGCATAGTACGAGCGAAGGTACTACATTGGTAAGAGAATGGGAAGAACAATCTCGTTCTGCACCAACACCAACGTCTTTGAAATTGTGGCAACGTACAAACGATGGTACTGCTACTAAGAATCCTCAACAAACATCTTTTCAGGATATATATCTTAATGAAGGCAGAAAAAG ATCGGCAAATTCGTTAGACATGAGTGATCTAACCGAAGCTAGTGTTGCGAATATAACTATATCAAATGAGTCACTGACCAAAACTGGAGAGTCTATAGTTGTTTCTGGTAAAGGAATGGGCAATGTTGTTAAG ATCAATCCAGCTGCATGGAGTCCTGTCCATTCAGTTGGATCTATGGTAGGTGTTGAAGCTCATCCAGAAACGGATGGGAGCGTATTCGATCCTGACTTGACCAGTGATTCCGGTGTCTATGGAGATGATGAAAGTTCTGGTGCAATGTATTGGGCTGAGTGCGATGCCTCTTGGTACAAAGTAGAAGCTGGTGCATGTTACGTTGATCTATCTAATCCTCCAAAATG GATTGCAGACACTAATGGCACAGGTCACGGGGATATAGCAGAACCATGGAGAATGTATATTCtcgaagaattaaaaaaaagattACAAAAAGTACAATTTGATCAGTCAATATATGAGAAAGTGGTTGAAAA ATCATCTTGGGTAAAAAATGGCGATGCAAAATGCAAAATTAAAGGCAGTACTTCATACGAAGATTGTGTTATTGAATTAGAATGGATAAGTAGTGACAGTGGTTCCTTAGATTCTGGAATTATAACTGTTTTAAATTCAGATGGGGCGACCACAATT ATGCAATTTCTTGTATCTGAGATTATGTGCGTTGTATGCTGTAGTGAGCCAGGTAATCCGCGGATAGCGATTCATACAcctcgaatgcctcgttccaAGGTTCTTAGATTGCAATTTTCTACTGATACCGAAATGGAAGACTGGTTAGCGCATTTAACGTCAG TTTCTTGCCAAATGAATAATGTATATGGAAAACCAGGTCCCAATTCAATTTGGGCTACTACCGCCTTGGGGGATGTGTATGTATATGATCCTGCTGCTTTAGAA GAAACTCAACTTGCTGATGGTGCTTACATGCAAGAGTTGGCTGTCACTGAGAAAGAATTACCTTTTGAATGTATTTTACAGAATGGTTTTGGATGTGGAAGTTCTTTGAAAATTAAAGTCTGTATTCATGACGATGCTGACAG GCTATCGTTCAATCTTGTTTGTTACTCAACAATGTGTCTCAAACAGAAGTCCGTGATGGAAACCCACGATGTAGCATTACACTTTAATCCAAGGCTAAAAGAAAATATAATTGTACGAAATACACATCAAAATGGACAATGGGGTAACGAAGAAAGAAGCGGGGACAGTCCGTTAAAACCTGGTTCTGATTTTACATTAGAGATTGTTTGTGAAACTCGGGGATATAGAATCTATATCGACGATGTGGAATTTACTTTTTATAGCCACAGAATATTGCCACGAAGTATTACTCATTTGCGCATAAAAGGATTGATGACATTATGTAACGTATTTTATAAATCTCCATCT ATAATTATTGATCCAATCACAATGTTCTGGCGACAAATGGGCGGACATTTAAAAAAGGTTGAAACTTGTTCTGTTGGTGTAACATGGGGAATAGGATTTGATAGTACTGCGCGCGTATATACCGGAGGTTGGGGTGGCTCATTCTTGAAAG GATTAGGTAGTAATACAGGAATAAATGCCATGACGGACACTCATAATTATTATGTTTATGAAAATCAGCGTTGGAATCCAGTAACTGGATACACATCTCATGGTCTTCCAACGGATCGCTACATGTGGAGTGATGCAACTGGACGTCATAAACGTACTCGAGAGCAGACTAAGTTACTATCAATGCATTGGCATTGG GTATCGGATTGGATAGTAGATTTTCATACTCCTGGAGGTGTTGACAGGGATGGTTGGCAGTATGCCACTGATTTCCCTTCTCAATATCATGGTAAAAAGCAGTTTACTGATTATGTTAGAAGAAGACGATGGTTTCGTAGATGTCAATTGACAACTAGTGGACCTTGGCAAGAATTAGGAAACACAAAATTGATTGACGTTTCTTTAAAT GCAACTGGTAAACCTGGTACAGATGCTCCTGTATACATATGGGCTGTAGCTTCTAACGGTGAAGCTTTATTTAGGAGAGGTGT